The Methylobacterium currus genome contains a region encoding:
- a CDS encoding antitoxin: MGEIAEPFWTDGAQSVRLPEGWRREGEAVQVRREGNTVILEPVTPEPKPGSWDWLQARIRLLDDDVPAALDEEVSEQVRPAADLPE, translated from the coding sequence ATGGGCGAGATTGCGGAGCCGTTCTGGACCGATGGCGCCCAGTCAGTGCGCCTGCCGGAAGGCTGGCGCCGTGAAGGCGAAGCGGTGCAGGTGCGCCGCGAGGGAAATACGGTGATCTTGGAGCCGGTGACCCCGGAACCCAAGCCGGGGAGCTGGGACTGGTTGCAGGCGCGCATCCGGCTGCTGGATGACGACGTTCCGGCTGCCCTCGACGAGGAAGTATCCGAGCAGGTTCGCCCGGCTGCGGATCTGCCGGAGTGA